Proteins encoded in a region of the Suncus etruscus isolate mSunEtr1 chromosome 1, mSunEtr1.pri.cur, whole genome shotgun sequence genome:
- the LOC126021076 gene encoding olfactory receptor-like protein DTMT — protein MTGRNQTVVSDFILLGLPIRPEQQNLFYVLFLAMYLTTVLGNLLIIVLIRLDSHLHTPMYMLLSNLSFSDLCFSSVTMPKLLQNMQSQVPSIPYAGCLTQMYFFLFFADLESFLLVAMAYDRFVAICFPLHYTTIMSPKLCLSLVVFSWVLTTFHAMLHTLLMARLCFCENNVIPHFFCDMSALLKLSCSDTQINELVILIIGGLILVIPFLLIIMSYARIISSILRVPSARGIRKAFSTCGSHLTVVLLFYGTIFVLYLVPSSNNSTVKETVMAMMYTVVTPMLNPFIYSLRNKDMKGALLRVFSKRKIPFYL, from the coding sequence ATGACAGGAAGGAATCAGACCGTTGTCTCGGACTTCATTCTCCTGGGCTTGCCAATTCGTCCTGAGCAGCAAAACCTGTTCTATGTCCTTTTCCTGGCTATGTATCTTACTACTGTCCTGGGAAACCTGCTCATCATTGTCCTCATTCGCCTTGACTCTCATCTCCACACACCCATGTATATGCTTTTAAGCAATTTGTCTTTCTCTGACCTCTGTTTTTCCTCTGTCACAATGCCCAAATTGCTGCAGAACATGCAGAGCCAAGTCCCATCTATCCCTTATGCTGGATGCTTGACTCAAATGTACTTCTTCCTGTTTTTTGCAGACCTGGAAAGCTTCCTCCTCGTGGCCATGGCCTATGACCGGTTTGTGGCCATCTGCTTCCCTTTACACTACACCACCATCATGAGCCCCAAGCTCTGCctctccctggtggtcttttcTTGGGTTCTGACCACATTCCATGCTATGTTACATACTCTACTCATGGCAAGACTGTGTTTTTGTGAAAACAATGTGATTCCCCACTTTTTCTGTGATATGTCTGCTCTGCTAAAGCTGTCATGCTCTGACACACAAATTAATGAGTTGGTGATATTGATCATTGGGGGACTCATTCTTGTCATTCCATTTCTGCTGATTATCATGTCTTATGCTAGAATTATCTCTTCTATCCTCAGGGTTCCTTCAGCCAGGGGTATTCGCAAAGCCTTTTCCACCTGTGGCTCCCACCTCACTGTGGTGTTACTCTTCTATGGGACTATTTTTGTTCTCTATTTAGTTCCATCTTCTAATAACTCTACTGTCAAAGAGACTGTCATGGCTATGATGTACACTGTGGTGACACCAATGTTGAATCCATTTATCTATAGCCTGAGGAACAAAGACATGAAGGGAGCACTTTTGAGAGTATTTAGTAAAAggaaaattcctttttatttataa